In Phycisphaerae bacterium, the following proteins share a genomic window:
- a CDS encoding GAF domain-containing protein, translating to MSLTGDAELIEFVRSRLAGTVADACALDEVLAKSLRYFQCVVGTIHRLNSTTQMLELVCHRGVPDAIMDRVRVIPIGKGMAGLAAERREAVQVCNLQTDDSGKAKPGAKLTEMQGSIAAPILVGEALRGTIGVAMPRPHEFSVEEQQLLLRIGAIIGESW from the coding sequence ATGTCGTTAACCGGCGACGCGGAATTGATCGAGTTTGTTCGGTCGAGATTGGCCGGCACTGTCGCCGATGCGTGTGCGCTGGACGAGGTGCTCGCCAAGTCGCTGCGATATTTTCAATGCGTGGTGGGGACGATTCATCGCCTGAATTCGACCACGCAGATGCTTGAGTTGGTCTGTCATCGCGGGGTACCGGATGCGATTATGGACCGTGTTCGTGTGATACCGATCGGCAAAGGAATGGCCGGTCTGGCGGCCGAGCGCCGAGAAGCCGTGCAGGTCTGCAATCTTCAGACGGATGACTCTGGCAAGGCCAAACCGGGCGCGAAACTGACGGAGATGCAGGGATCGATTGCGGCGCCTATTCTCGTCGGCGAAGCGCTTCGAGGGACGATCGGCGTGGCGATGCCCCGGCCGCACGAATTTTCGGTGGAAGAGCAGCAGCTGTTGCTGCGGATCGGAGCGATCATCGGGGAATCATGGTAG